In Centroberyx gerrardi isolate f3 chromosome 14, fCenGer3.hap1.cur.20231027, whole genome shotgun sequence, the genomic stretch CAAGAGGAAagaatgacaaaatgacacagTTACTTCTTGAGTGCGAGAACTGATTTCTATGGCATTGCATCGACTCTAACATTGCACCGGCCACCTGCATTACAGACCATCTATTTGTTCTTTGTTACATTTatagtaataaataataataataatacgttatttatatagcactttttcgaaacaaatgttacaaagcgcttcacacaaacagatcaaaacaaaaggtgataaaagatgtgaagataaaacataaaaccatagtCGCACCAAGTTAATcggaaaaaaaaaggtcagaTAAAACAAacttacattaaaaataaataaataaataaaataaaaatacaagagaGTGGACATTTAGTAAAACAACAGCATCATATGTTACGTGCAGACATTATTCTTTAGTGCTcatacattcatttatttcctctacctgcttattcctatttAGGGCCACGGGGGCgggctatcccagcatgcattgggcagaaacacagatagacactcacattcataacATAACACATTCAGAACAGGAGGGAACCATGCagactccacacagaaaggaccaacTACCAAACTACTATTACAACCCGCCCTTCTGTGGTGTTTCTATGTGAAAATAATACAATCTGATGATCTGCTAATGCAATGCATGGCTTTTTTCCAGGCTGTGGAATGTGGGAGAAACCAGACTTCAGCTGTCATTGAAGAACGGAAGAGATGAGCCGCCACCTCGCTACCCGTCAGTACGACATCTAGAACAAGAGGTcagtatctgtatgtgtgtgtgtgtgtgtgtgtgtgtgtgtgtgtcttccttaGGACAAGAACAGGGGCAGACACAAGTAGAAACTGTTCGATCTTGCACTTTTCGCAGGAAAAACAGTGTGTTGCTCAGTTTGGGTCGACAAATTCACACTCACACGTGTTAAACAGCAGAGTGTTAGAGTGTGGCAAGACGCATGAAGCCACCAGCTGACATGAATATCAACAGTTTCCACTTAGAGCTGTTATTTGTGTTGAGGCGAGTCACGCTCTATATACGCACCGCAGGAGTTTCCATGACAAAGGTGAGAGACCTTGTTGAGTGTGATTCAAACTTCATGGGAAATAGAGGACGGAGGGgtagctgccacacacacacacacacacacacacacacacatcagttaGCTGCACATTCAACTGATTTAATGCAAAAGTAACAATACGAACATACAATTAATTATCTTCAAAAGTATACACAATAATATGGCAGCTTGTAAAGTGAGAAAATGGCTCGggttttgttccatttttacagaagaatttttttttagaaatcaCAAACAATTAAAACATCCAGACCCCAACTGAATTATACAGCAAACCCAGAGCTTACTGAGTTTTTCCTGCCGTGGTTCTTTTCCTCATGCATTTATTCCAGTGTGTGAAAAAAGACCAGATACTGTACTTTGGATATCAAATTCCATTAGGTTGTGCAACATTCTGGTCCAAAAAACAATGACTTGAGGCTTGCAGCAGTAAGACAAAATCCAGTGTTTGCTGTTCAAAgatgttttattcattgctGTGTGCAACAGGTGGCTATATCAGTACAGGTTTCTAACTGAGAATCTCACTTTAAAGTGGTTTTAAGTGGCTGACttacagccaatcacatttttCTGCATTCAAAGATGCTGCAAAAAAGCCCAAGCGAGTAgatgtcagtgtttgtgaaGGCAAGCAAAGCAACAATTTAGGAATAAGGATTACGCCTACAGAATAACTGAAGAAAGACGTTCCAAAAGAGAAATCCACCGTCTTAAAGTGCATCAACTGTTAtcaaaaatgataaaaacaaaaactgactATGGAATATAATTGAAGTCATTAGCTATATTCAAACCTTTGCATCTAAAAAAGTGGCATTTCTGACCACATGTAATTGTGAAATATTGAGTAAGGAATTTCAGATAAGAAGTGTTTTTTAAAGCGGATCACATTTGGAaatgaaacactggaaatgagTCGTATCACATTTGGAACAGCGTCAGATTGTGCAGTAGATCATACCTTGTTCTTTAAAGTTGAACAGATATTTGTCAAGTAATTTACTGACACTGATATGAGCCTCTCATCCTGTGTGCTGTCTCTGCAGGTGGTGCTGTGGGGCAGGAGCAGGGACGAGCTGCACCACAGGATTTACTCCCAGCAGCCCATCCGGGACTGGGAGGGCCAGCCTGCCCACATGTACGGAGAGATCGTCCACTCCTCCCTGGTGTCCCTCTACAGCAGCTACACACAGGTAGCACTGCACTACACATGTGGGAGTCAGTAAGGTATGACAAGGTGTGGCACTTTCCATACGTCAGACTGACTGAGTCCAGATtggatcttgtagtttttatcattataatggggagcaaagatcaagcaaaaatcatcAGGagtctatttggaagccatatctaaagaATTCTCATCAGGGatcattcaggaccaatgttccctctaagctgatagtttggtgacttacatataataatttatcacaGATTTAtcacaaataataatatcttgtcagtcatcagtcattgttccactttgtccccagaaatttagTCTAAGGTTTGAAGTTTGATTTGGGACTTTACTATGGTTTAGGATTTAGGATTCTTATTTTTGCTTTGTGCCTATAAGTAACAGAAACATTCGCCAAAGTGATGCCACCAAATTGATTCCATTGGTGAATGGCTAGAAGTTGACACTGTTTGCACAACTCCATAATTATTCAGTTTAAGTATGTTTGTCATTGTTTCACTGAGGTGGTATTTTTTGCAATTTAACTtagtattttacttttttcatgATATATACAATTCGATAATATTAAATCCATCAATAATGACCAAAGAGTTAGTATCACAATCaagttaaagaaaaataaagctaAATCAGGTTGCTTCAAGAGTTGTGATTGGAAACTTAACAGTAACAGATCATGCAGTTTATGGAAGATGTCGTACGTCTTGAACACAGTTTTTTATAAAAACCTCCAAGCCCTCTAAACTCAAGATTTAGAGTTATGAGTGGTGCAAAAAAAGtgcttagtgttttttttttttaatgcagccATCACTATGATGAATTAGAAATGTTTTCCTGGCTGTTGGACATGAAGCAAATATTAAAATAGGTTTTTCATCGTAGTGCCTCCGGGTTCCCAATGTGCAAATGCCACCCATAGGAGCACAGGTGCTGGAGCAGTCTACATGCCTCTGATCTAACTGTTTGGAAATAACACGCTGTATGAACATGTGCCTATGGATCATGCACAGGTTTATCATCAGACAGCTTCTTGTGCTGCTTTGGAGTCAAATCCTCTTCAAATGTCTTCATTTGCTCCCACAGGAGGCCAGTGAACACTTTCTGGTGTTGTTCTCATTCCATCTGTTGATCCTCTCCCTGGACCACTCTCGCCATGACTTCATCTATCAGGTATGCTGTGTGCCATCAGTTATCAATGTTGAATAACAGTGGTGATGTGAACTTTCACTGCTGtagaacatttcatttttttatcatGCACAGCTTGATAAAAGTTTATGAACATGCAGCACGCAACACAAGTTGCCTCATTGATCTATAGTCACCATACTGGCTTTCAATATCTGATTATCAATAACTGTACACAGGCAAAATTATGTCTTGAAACTTGacacaaaacatacaatttGCTGCTCATGAATTATGTGGGAAAACAATCTAAAGAAGTGAAATATATCTCTACAGTTCAAGAAAATATGAAGGATAGCTTGAAGCCTTATTTTAAAGCTACCACAATTTAGcaatcacaattaatttggcTGACATTTTTAGTGGGCACATGCAGGTACACGTACaacatgcagcacctttaagaAGCATTTGCTACCAAGAAGCAGCTGCTGATTCATCAGTGACCAGCTAAAAGAAACCAACAGTGAGCCCACTGTCATCTGGCATATGATCTAACAGGAACTAAGCCTCTATAATTAAGatggtttgtgttgttttggggGAATTCCTGCACAAACAAGAACAATGACACCCATTCTTTCTTCATGTTTGGCTCCTCTTATCTCTCAGGGCATCCTTCCCCTTTCTGGACTTTCCTTCCAAGCCAACTCACTGGACCCTGACACATCGCATTCATCACATATGTTTCATATGTTTGAGATCAGCGGTGAGTCACTGGAAATTACCAAGTTCAACTAAGGCATGGTAAGAGCAACAGCAAAGCCTATGATTGTAACGCACTGAGCAGGATTTCTACTGTCCCCCTTAACCATCCAGGTCCAATGTTGGACTCCAAGGTCTTCGTGTGTGCCAGCGCTGCAGAGTTAAGGAAATGGATGGAGCAcatagaagagaggagataCAAGTCAATGGCACAACCCATGAGTCCCTCCCATTGTGCTCTCTCCTATCTAGTAATGACGATTTGTTGTTGTATCAAACTGATAAGATTTGATTTCTACTGTAAATGAATACAATCTGTCTGCTTGTGACAAAACAATTATAAGTCAATAATGCCAAAGTgaaacatgaaaagttaattttgtacattaaaggaatagttccccaaaatgaaaattcagtcattcccAAAATTCAGtcaaactccactgaagttggtaggaccaccaaacactgctcctgtagttccatctcagccttctcccaaactattgaagttaacaggaccgtctttttacagctccaaaaagccTAAAATGTCCATCAGATTTCTCCAACCAGCTCGTGCAGCgtaaagtgttttgtagccaaatgattgcactgtggctccaaaagtccaatatttacctcattatctcctagatttaaTGCTCTGGTCACCCTACAGTGCTCTGGCAGAAGActctgcttgctactgtaggGCAGCTGTTGGTACGATCTAGAACAAAACACTGTCagtgaggtaaatattggacccacagtgcaatcgtttggctacaaaacacttggattatgctgcacaagctgaaTGGAGAAATTTGATGAACATTTTATGCTtcttttggagctgtaaaaagacgGTCTTGTTAaattcaatagtttgggaggaggctgagatggaactacaggagctaactctgtgtgtttggtggtcctacaaacttcaatggagtttccactgacatgggAGAAGCTATTgactgaattttcttttttgggtGAACGATTCCTTTAATCATCATATCCATTAATCATATCATGTTTATACCCTATAGTTACCCTGCGATGAGCACTGGAAAAGAGAGGAACTGAAAAAGTACTTACTACAAGCTCCAATATGGCAGTGGGAGGGCTCCCCCATACAGCACATGGGACAGCCAGGATACTTATCCATCGTCCATATCAttaacacacaaagacaggtaATACTCTCTGACAGTGTGTTTCCAGCATGAGCCATCTGCGCTAAAATATTAATTCTGTaatactttgacattttgcaCTACTATGTCACTTTTACCAGGCCCTTACTACATTATGCAAAAAAGTCTCCTTCTGCTATCTGTAACAGTTTGGTAGCAATGCATTACTCATTGAAAACAATGTGTATTACTGATGCAAGCTAACTCCTGGCTTGCAGTACCAATGTCTTAAAATCttgaatgaggaatgctaacaatgctatcATGCTGAATTTTGGTTAAagctgctacatgtagcatttttaaacataacTGTATCATTGTccaattaattgtgataccttggtatgattactgtaaacaaatgagaccattgtgGAGACAGTTAGTaacctctatctcacaccagtggtattgttagtgctggtgtttctcatttctcattaaaaccacatttcatttcacactCTGTggcttcctgttgcaaagaggatgttgctaatTCGGTCAatggttttctctttggctttactgaagaggataaacacgATGGAAGTGAtctttccatcggcctttcactccttccaccatctgcggTTGCCAGAAACTTGTctgtggaagaacagcgccctctttctgttttgtgctgtaaagcaatccagcaaaaTCTGAACTAGTGGCACGCAATATAAAATGCAGAGGCCGGCAGAGTATGCCAATCTTCTCTGTGATGGTttcgtttgtttacagtaattatactaaagtctcagaattaatgtggtaacaatttattgatgttaagaTGCTACtcattgcacctttaaagtgaaaaaataggtcttttcccctttttgtgtttgaaaaatacatttcaaaatgtcaatgaTAGTATGACAGCTAATACAGTGGTAACAGTGACATTGTTGGCTCTGTTATTGCAGGGACTCCAAGAGAGACTCATGGTTCTCTTCCCTCAAGACGtcctgctgctgtcagtggacAACAAACGGCTGAATATAAGATATGAGGTAGTGTAACACAACACTATGGGAAAATTCCATAATAATACCTCCGCACAGCGTGACATAACCACGCTTCCCTATCGACATGACACAGTGCCTGTCCTTTCGACACATGACACACGGCACAGGTGGAACATTTCGTAACTCAAACCTGCCACCTATAACACCATCTGCAGGATGAGAAATAAGACTGGAAAGGATGGAGGTGTAATCTCATCTAGGTGTCCATTTTGGTATGAGTATGTGGAAGTGAAAAGTCCTGCACCTGCTTCAACCTACACtatggcttcttcttcttcttcttcttcttcttcttcttcttcttcttcttcttcttcttcttcttcttctttcccgtCAACTATAACAGGGGAGGTTGCCCAGGCAAAGCATCAAAGCAGTGGAGAGGTCAGCCTTGCCTGGACGACTGGAGTTTGAGCTGACAGGTAACACACTATGGTGCATAAACAcagaggggcgaattcacaaagaatggattgcggccgctaatagcaccatgaattgcgcaTCATTTGCacccgctatttgctccgtctcaaggaccgattcacaaaagatattgcgctaatgatatgccagcgcaaacacgcacataacctgttgcaactgagtgcaatttgcccctgttttgcgtctgattgcaatttgcccctgttttgcgtctgactGCAATTATCAATAtagcaaagtataaatgttggctttgcgccaagaacacaataggcaggacaatggcagagagaaagagaaaacttaAATTTTCAGActgcgagctgcaagtcctgacggaagaggtgcagaggcattcctcaaaacttcaggcaagaaatttaaccgggactgcgagaaaccatatttgggatttaatatcccagtctgtcagtgctgttggtgtttccaaacgcaccttcagactgcaaaagaagatggcatgatttgaagcggagaacaaaggagaatgtaggggagctttattcatttatttttcatgacacaattgcatcctgtcactgcatccttagtttatcattgcatctcactgcatcccaaaataaactagaagggcactcgcaagcgcagacctccgccaaggccaatccagtcttctatgatatgcaaatgtgcaagtgcaaccaatatacggatccgctccaaaatgtaatgggttcttccttggcccatgctacacccttccacgaagtttcatgaaaatcgggccagtagtttttccgtaatcctgctgacagacagacaaacacacacacaaacaaacggcaccgaaaacataacctccttggcggaggtaatactgtaaatgagtttgagcggggctgtccatggtgctgaatctttaggccaaaataaagcccactgtgctgactagtgagataagtgaaaatgaaattgagttgtattgattgtttggttgtactgatttatttgcttttgtttgtgaagcaatctgttaaagttctatagtaatagtaaaattaatatatagtaaatatatagtctgtgttaaagttctatagtaataataaattaatattatttacagactgtacttacagacaattttattttttaggtcacacaaaggtgaaattgttgcagagacatttgcaaggtcaattcaattcaattctcagttaaatcaacaagtgataaagtctgggcgtgacaccccttataaatgcgcttcagttaccaccaactctctgaagatgctaataatttcactctaactgcgtgtggcaattagcgccgacctttgtgaattggactgtttttgcaatgaggctcatttgcatagaaagggggcaattttgcgccaaatgtatgcatattacctcatttaaatacgtgcaaatagcacaggagcaccgagacgctatttgcgtggcagcgcagttagcggggcatttcaccctttgcgagtgctttgtgaattacacggtttctttttgtcttatttgcacaggtttagcgtcagcaaaagccgcgcaatccttttgtgaattcgccccagAGTCTCTGGAATAAAATGACCAGCAGTGAAGCATAcagtcatttaatttaatttaatttaatttcaggtGAGCTGGTGGAGCCCCTGCAGGTCTCTTGCACCTGTCTGGAGGATTACCAGAACTGGACCTTCCAATTACAACAGGTAGACTAATTTACAATTTGAGTGATTTTGCATTGTTGAATATGTTACATATTAAATTTCCTGATCTCAGTGATCATGACATCCATCCAAACCCCACTGTGCAATTTCAAAAACGCGTGGTTGTCaatcttaaaggggcattaattaatgtatgacttttatcaacctctacTGGCCATCAACTGGAATTGCACCAACATAGACCGACAACTATGGGGctgtaaaaatcgtacttactgcacctttaaaatgaaccacaagCAATATCATATTCATTTGTATTAAGGTGATGTTTCATACCTCAAATGTGAACCAACTGTGTATAAATGTGACTTTCTCTTTGATCTACAGCCAGAAAAAAACAGCCAAGTTACGGTGAGTCATGGCGCTCCGCCAATCATGCCAAAGCGACACAGGAGCAGAAAGGAGTCCCAGGAACCGATGATAGCAGCTGACCGATGCCACACCAACGGATGGGGCTGACTCATACGCAGACTGCGCAGAGGCTCGGAAATCCACTGTAATTATTAAAGTAAAACTTGTTGATAGCGTGTATATAATGCATTTATTTCTACTTGTACCACAAAAAGGAGATACAGTAGGGAAAGCTAAGGCTGTAACAGGGT encodes the following:
- the LOC139925354 gene encoding putative pleckstrin homology domain-containing family N member 1 — encoded protein: MGCCSVTQRHTGIDEVGPDEIELLELSGDNLGLWNVGETRLQLSLKNGRDEPPPRYPSVRHLEQEVVLWGRSRDELHHRIYSQQPIRDWEGQPAHMYGEIVHSSLVSLYSSYTQEASEHFLVLFSFHLLILSLDHSRHDFIYQGILPLSGLSFQANSLDPDTSHSSHMFHMFEISGPMLDSKVFVCASAAELRKWMEHIEERRYKSMAQPMSPSHCALSYLLPCDEHWKREELKKYLLQAPIWQWEGSPIQHMGQPGYLSIVHIINTQRQGLQERLMVLFPQDVLLLSVDNKRLNIRYEGRLPRQSIKAVERSALPGRLEFELTGELVEPLQVSCTCLEDYQNWTFQLQQPEKNSQVTVSHGAPPIMPKRHRSRKESQEPMIAADRCHTNGWG